One Nostoc punctiforme PCC 73102 DNA window includes the following coding sequences:
- a CDS encoding ABC transporter substrate-binding protein encodes MKNKTCFGCSGIGAYMPKLLVFSAYVAIAISAFSLSGCIREKTKKIVGFSQTENIGPWRIAETNSIKEEAAKHKKTYDFLITDAQGQTSKQFADIEDLIARQVDVIFLAPREYEGLTPALEAARAAKIPIFLIDREAAGRPGEHFVSFLGSDFIAQGRRVGEWLAKATDGKASIVELTGTAGSSVAIDRAKGFRNAIATYPNMKIIATQTADFSRAAAVRVMENIIQAKGSDITAVYAHNDEMALGAIQALKSAGMKPGKDVMVGSIDGQKAALEAIIRGELGVSVESNPRFGPLVFATMEEYFAGKKIPPRIILKDRLFDVTNAKDFVNEAY; translated from the coding sequence ATGAAGAATAAAACCTGTTTTGGATGCTCAGGTATCGGAGCGTATATGCCAAAGTTGTTGGTATTTAGCGCCTACGTTGCGATCGCTATTTCGGCTTTCTCGCTATCTGGTTGTATACGAGAGAAAACAAAAAAAATTGTCGGATTCTCGCAGACGGAGAACATCGGCCCGTGGCGCATTGCCGAAACGAACAGCATTAAGGAGGAAGCTGCCAAGCATAAGAAAACTTACGATTTTCTGATAACGGATGCACAGGGGCAGACATCGAAGCAATTTGCCGACATTGAGGATCTAATCGCACGACAAGTTGATGTTATATTTCTTGCACCACGTGAGTATGAGGGTCTTACGCCCGCCCTCGAAGCAGCGAGAGCGGCAAAAATACCGATTTTTCTGATCGACCGTGAAGCGGCGGGAAGACCAGGTGAACATTTCGTCAGCTTTCTTGGGTCGGATTTTATCGCCCAAGGCCGCCGTGTTGGGGAATGGCTGGCTAAAGCAACCGACGGCAAGGCATCCATCGTGGAACTTACTGGAACAGCCGGTTCATCGGTCGCAATCGATCGGGCTAAGGGGTTTCGTAATGCGATCGCTACTTATCCCAACATGAAAATCATCGCCACGCAGACGGCAGATTTTTCGCGGGCTGCGGCAGTGCGTGTAATGGAAAACATCATCCAGGCTAAGGGTTCCGATATTACCGCAGTGTATGCTCACAACGACGAAATGGCATTAGGTGCTATCCAGGCTCTCAAATCCGCAGGTATGAAGCCTGGTAAGGATGTGATGGTTGGTTCAATCGATGGCCAGAAAGCTGCGCTTGAGGCGATAATCCGTGGTGAGCTTGGTGTTAGTGTCGAGTCGAACCCGCGTTTTGGTCCACTTGTTTTCGCCACGATGGAAGAGTATTTTGCTGGCAAGAAAATTCCTCCTCGGATTATTCTTAAGGACAGACTCTTCGACGTGACCAACGCCAAGGATTTTGTAAATGAAGCATACTAA
- a CDS encoding element excision factor XisH family protein, translating into MALPGLLALLQIGKKSLSADLAAERLISVNKGFQRIVVKVKSFVTQSDVKDLEQVLGQYV; encoded by the coding sequence ATCGCCCTGCCTGGGCTTTTAGCGTTACTTCAAATTGGGAAAAAGAGTTTATCAGCTGATTTGGCAGCAGAACGCCTTATCAGTGTCAATAAGGGATTTCAAAGAATTGTTGTTAAAGTGAAGAGCTTTGTCACACAGTCTGACGTAAAAGATTTAGAACAAGTACTGGGTCAGTATGTCTGA
- a CDS encoding DUF1003 domain-containing protein — MNLTPGVPHWDNSPFIMLNLVFSFASAYTAPIVLMSQNRQSDTDRRSTEIDHQVNLKASQNIELLHQKLDDLHSQRLNELTQIIKDQQQIINELKVTLVNSPKDNKEAKVALLPGLHIQTNSKFPKQPSSNKSFTVAQAVGDNNKAVEKLTHH; from the coding sequence ATGAACTTGACACCAGGAGTTCCCCACTGGGATAATTCACCTTTCATCATGCTCAACTTAGTGTTTTCATTTGCTTCAGCCTACACAGCACCAATTGTATTGATGAGTCAGAATCGCCAGTCTGATACCGATCGCAGAAGTACCGAAATCGACCACCAAGTGAATCTTAAAGCTAGTCAAAATATTGAACTACTACATCAGAAATTGGATGACTTACACTCTCAAAGGCTAAACGAACTAACTCAAATTATCAAAGATCAGCAACAAATTATCAATGAGCTGAAAGTCACTTTAGTAAATAGTCCTAAAGATAATAAAGAAGCTAAAGTGGCTCTATTACCGGGCTTGCATATTCAAACTAATAGCAAATTTCCTAAACAACCTTCTAGCAATAAATCTTTTACAGTTGCTCAAGCAGTTGGAGATAATAATAAAGCTGTTGAAAAACTGACTCATCACTAA
- a CDS encoding ABC transporter permease — MLHYRTLRNGALFPKNDRASLPCVSWSVLISRQPASNRRFGSIPIQVVITTVAIAGAFFCIRSTLFGRHIVAVGGNEEAARLAGIRAERVKYIVYIISALLAGFAGLVETARFGMGDPSKVGVNAEFDAIAAVVLGGTPFSGGRANVLGTVVGALLMQVISTSFNMLLIPFTWSLVLKSVIILFAIFLQRPKEV, encoded by the coding sequence TTGCTGCACTACCGAACCTTACGCAATGGGGCATTGTTTCCAAAAAACGACAGAGCGAGCTTGCCCTGCGTTTCATGGAGCGTCTTGATATCAAGGCAGCCAGCATCGAACAGAAGATTCGGTTCTATACCAATTCAGGTTGTAATTACGACAGTAGCGATCGCGGGAGCTTTCTTCTGTATCCGCTCTACGCTTTTCGGCCGTCATATCGTTGCAGTCGGCGGCAACGAGGAGGCTGCACGGCTTGCGGGTATCCGTGCGGAGCGCGTGAAATATATAGTCTATATAATTAGTGCCCTGCTTGCCGGATTTGCCGGACTTGTCGAGACAGCGAGGTTTGGCATGGGCGATCCGAGCAAGGTCGGTGTCAACGCGGAATTTGATGCGATCGCGGCTGTTGTTCTTGGCGGTACACCCTTCTCCGGTGGACGTGCAAATGTCCTCGGCACTGTTGTCGGAGCCTTGCTAATGCAAGTGATCTCTACAAGTTTCAATATGCTGCTGATTCCGTTTACCTGGTCATTAGTTTTGAAATCCGTAATCATTCTTTTCGCCATTTTTTTGCAGCGTCCTAAGGAGGTTTAA
- a CDS encoding HAD family hydrolase, which translates to MNKFNLVIFDCDGVLIDSERIANTILLKMLKEIGLFLTLEDVFDIFVGTSMTRCLEIVKNLLGKSPPENFATEFEERTMQAFMNDVHPVQGIHDVLSKLNLSYCVASNSSHKWIEKALFVIDLLPYFSEKIFSATEVSRSKPYPDVFLYAAERMGFSPKDCVVIEDTPTGVRAGVDTGMTVFGYAELINPEKLRAVGASVLFNDMKLLPKL; encoded by the coding sequence ATGAACAAATTTAATTTAGTTATTTTTGATTGTGATGGTGTTTTGATAGATAGTGAGCGAATCGCAAATACTATTTTGTTGAAAATGCTCAAGGAAATAGGACTGTTTCTAACTTTAGAGGATGTGTTCGATATTTTTGTTGGCACATCAATGACCCGCTGTTTAGAAATAGTTAAAAATTTGCTTGGCAAATCTCCACCAGAGAACTTTGCTACCGAATTTGAGGAACGAACCATGCAAGCTTTCATGAATGATGTGCATCCGGTGCAGGGAATACATGATGTTTTAAGTAAGCTCAATCTTTCTTATTGTGTTGCTTCAAATAGTAGCCATAAGTGGATAGAGAAAGCTTTATTTGTAATAGATTTGCTTCCTTACTTTTCAGAAAAAATATTTAGTGCTACAGAAGTCTCACGTAGCAAACCATATCCCGATGTATTTTTATATGCAGCCGAGAGAATGGGATTTTCCCCAAAGGATTGTGTAGTTATTGAAGATACACCCACAGGTGTCAGAGCTGGAGTTGATACAGGTATGACAGTATTTGGTTATGCAGAACTGATTAACCCAGAAAAACTACGAGCAGTTGGTGCATCTGTCCTATTTAATGACATGAAATTATTACCAAAACTCTAG
- a CDS encoding alkaline phosphatase PhoX encodes MNLSRRQFFTLAGASATGAVLLSPLQAFYAKPAIAAGPYGNLVADPNGVLDLPAGFTYRRLSETGQTMNDGYQVPGGHDGMGAFAGSNGNTILIRNHELTPTSSNGLSAPNSSKYNSSARGGCTKLVVNSSRNLVEHRGVLAGTIRNCAGGPTPSGSWLSCEETFETNNGKKHGYVFEVPSSANTFVTPVPLTAMGRFNHEAAAVDPNTGYIYMTEDQGNGLFYRFIPNQSNNLSAGGSLYALRITGSSGINTATGFPKNTPRAVNWVQISNPDPTTDTVRTAGYNSGAARFSGGEGIFYGSGYVYFTCKSGGSSGDGQIWRYSPANNTVELYIEPNNSGVLDNPDNIIVFPNRDIFLCEDGDGTDYILGITPSGSLYKFAKNALNTSEFAGVCFSPDGHTMFVNMQSPGITFAIWPTNAFW; translated from the coding sequence TTGAATCTATCAAGACGTCAGTTTTTTACCCTGGCAGGGGCATCTGCTACAGGTGCTGTCCTTCTATCTCCTTTGCAAGCATTCTATGCTAAACCCGCGATCGCTGCGGGTCCCTACGGCAATTTAGTGGCCGACCCCAACGGAGTATTAGATTTGCCAGCTGGATTCACCTACCGCAGACTGTCCGAAACGGGCCAAACGATGAATGATGGTTACCAGGTACCCGGTGGTCACGATGGTATGGGTGCTTTTGCAGGATCTAATGGCAATACGATTCTAATTCGCAACCACGAACTCACTCCCACTTCTAGCAATGGACTGAGCGCTCCCAATAGCAGTAAGTACAACTCAAGTGCGAGGGGCGGTTGCACTAAATTGGTTGTTAATTCGTCCCGCAACCTGGTAGAACATCGGGGTGTTCTAGCGGGAACTATTCGCAATTGTGCTGGTGGTCCTACGCCTTCAGGATCTTGGTTAAGCTGTGAGGAAACTTTTGAAACCAATAACGGCAAGAAGCATGGTTATGTGTTTGAAGTTCCCAGTAGTGCAAATACTTTTGTCACCCCCGTCCCACTAACCGCTATGGGGCGTTTTAATCACGAGGCTGCCGCTGTAGACCCCAACACAGGGTATATATACATGACGGAAGACCAGGGAAACGGGCTTTTCTACCGCTTCATTCCCAACCAAAGCAACAACCTGAGTGCTGGCGGCTCGCTATACGCTTTAAGGATTACGGGGTCGTCTGGAATCAACACAGCTACGGGTTTCCCAAAAAATACGCCTAGGGCGGTGAACTGGGTACAGATTAGCAATCCCGATCCCACCACTGATACCGTCAGAACAGCAGGGTATAACAGCGGTGCCGCCAGGTTTTCAGGTGGGGAAGGCATCTTTTATGGTAGTGGTTATGTCTACTTCACTTGCAAGAGTGGAGGTAGTTCTGGAGATGGGCAAATCTGGCGTTATTCGCCCGCTAATAATACCGTTGAGCTATATATTGAACCAAACAATTCTGGTGTACTAGATAATCCAGACAATATTATAGTTTTCCCCAACCGCGACATCTTCCTCTGTGAAGATGGGGATGGAACGGATTACATTCTGGGTATCACTCCCAGTGGCAGTCTTTACAAGTTTGCCAAGAATGCCCTCAACACATCAGAGTTCGCTGGGGTCTGCTTCTCCCCCGATGGTCATACGATGTTTGTCAACATGCAAAGTCCAGGAATAACCTTTGCTATTTGGCCAACTAACGCTTTCTGGTAA
- a CDS encoding amidase yields the protein MSDIADFSASQLLSLYRDRQLSTVAATKAALERINTYNNSVNAFAIVDENTALAEAQASEVRWLNGNPRGLVDGIPFTVKDLLLTKGLPTLRGSKAITSHQSWEENAPAVDRLREQGAVLLGKTTTSEFGWKGVTDSSLTGITRNPWNTDLTPGGSSGGAAVAAALGMGTLHLATDGGGSSRTPAALTGVFGFKPTFGRVSGYPSAHTGSLFHIGVLVRTVTDAAFTLNVIAHSDVRDWYALPDEKQDYTSDLDKGVAGLRIAYSPNFGYTEVDVEVAALVKAAVDVFAKLDAIVEEVDPGFVNPRPIFQTFWQAGAAKLLRGFSPEQQAVIEEGLQATAKEGDRLTLVEYLSAQDAREALGREMQRFHQNYDLLLTPTLPIVAFPVGQNRPQSSIDPQHRDWTPFTYPFNLTQQPAASLPCGFTKNGLPVGIQIVAAKYKDLLVLQAAKAYENVFPFIMPLGASN from the coding sequence ATGTCAGACATTGCTGATTTTTCTGCTTCTCAACTGTTATCACTATATCGCGATCGCCAGTTATCAACAGTTGCAGCAACCAAAGCTGCCCTAGAACGGATCAATACTTACAATAACTCAGTTAACGCCTTTGCGATCGTAGATGAAAACACTGCTTTGGCTGAAGCCCAAGCCTCAGAAGTGCGTTGGCTAAATGGGAATCCCCGTGGCTTAGTGGATGGTATACCTTTTACCGTCAAGGATTTACTATTAACCAAGGGTTTACCAACGCTCCGAGGGAGTAAAGCGATAACCTCCCATCAATCTTGGGAAGAAAATGCACCTGCGGTGGATCGTCTGCGGGAACAGGGAGCAGTTTTATTAGGAAAAACCACAACCTCTGAATTTGGTTGGAAGGGTGTCACCGACAGTTCACTTACTGGTATCACCCGCAATCCTTGGAATACAGATTTGACTCCTGGAGGAAGTAGCGGTGGTGCTGCTGTTGCTGCTGCATTGGGCATGGGAACACTGCATCTCGCTACAGATGGTGGTGGATCATCAAGAACACCGGCGGCGTTAACAGGTGTGTTTGGTTTTAAACCGACTTTTGGACGTGTTTCTGGCTACCCATCAGCTCATACTGGATCATTGTTTCATATTGGCGTTTTGGTTCGCACCGTCACTGATGCCGCATTCACATTAAATGTCATCGCCCATTCTGATGTGCGTGATTGGTATGCTTTACCGGATGAAAAACAAGACTATACTTCTGATTTAGACAAGGGTGTAGCCGGATTGAGAATTGCTTACAGTCCCAACTTTGGCTACACTGAGGTTGATGTAGAAGTAGCTGCTTTAGTTAAAGCCGCAGTTGATGTTTTTGCTAAACTCGATGCGATTGTCGAAGAAGTCGATCCAGGTTTTGTGAATCCTCGCCCTATTTTTCAAACCTTTTGGCAAGCTGGTGCAGCTAAGTTATTGCGTGGCTTTAGTCCAGAACAACAAGCTGTAATTGAAGAAGGTTTACAAGCTACAGCCAAAGAAGGCGATCGCCTCACCTTAGTAGAATATCTCAGCGCCCAAGATGCCCGTGAAGCATTAGGACGGGAAATGCAAAGATTTCATCAAAACTATGATTTATTACTTACTCCCACCTTGCCGATAGTTGCTTTTCCTGTTGGACAAAATCGGCCTCAATCATCTATTGATCCTCAGCACCGAGATTGGACACCTTTTACATATCCCTTCAACCTTACACAACAACCTGCTGCATCTTTACCTTGTGGCTTCACCAAAAACGGTTTGCCTGTTGGTATACAAATTGTCGCTGCAAAATATAAAGATTTACTGGTATTGCAAGCAGCTAAAGCTTATGAAAATGTTTTTCCTTTCATCATGCCGTTAGGAGCAAGTAATTGA
- a CDS encoding tetratricopeptide repeat protein produces the protein MDAEAALAWLDAIIPPQTGERLSDLQKVILVQVWLGRKYLDIAHSYGCTEGHAKDAGSQLWKLLSKVLREKITKSNCRATLERVLRKTTAISSSLIDYSRSPHPTPKLEDTNFIGRTEAIAHLNTLVNQGSKVIVIQGEGGLGKTTLAQQYLQTQGFDLVLELLMAKETQNITPPERVVEEWLKQDFDREPGVEFGVTLGRLKRELHNRRIGVLIDNLEPALDRQGGLIASHRNYVELLRVLADARVQSVTLITSRDRLCEPGLNVNHYRLPGLDRSSWQQFFSNRGLAIDSPTLQIMHRTYGGNAKAMGILCGSIQEDFGGDMVLYWQENHADPLAATDLKNLAVSQINRLQALDPQAYRLLCRLGCYRYQDIPTIPSQGLFCLLWDVPPDQHRQIIASLRNRSLVECDKGEYWLHPVIRKEAIARLRRSDEWEIANHKAAEFWTASIKQIETFKDALQALEAYYHYIEIHEFELAGKVILKSRNNQWQQFLPLGSTLYRMGLIQPILAAIDRVVNNLENNQNLSELYNILGDLYWITGKISQAIACQEKAITLATQALKSLVHQPENKHPVYYLRMLEVDSLLSIGLYKIDLWELEAATNLFQQVIYLAQNTEHHRWAEKASVCLALVYSYLGLRDASFALADVAYQNITNEKLVEQTGRFVYFMQILGQTYVNLGEFYQANQILHQALTFAEESHYMQVKAKTLNGLAEINREQADFELALTHHREAIELLDKIGAKCDLAEAYYQLGLTYQKMAKPDESKFNFNQGIQLFTEIKAPKQVEKISTSQSNTARFVHF, from the coding sequence ATGGACGCTGAAGCAGCATTAGCATGGTTAGATGCCATAATTCCCCCTCAGACTGGGGAACGGTTGAGCGATTTGCAAAAAGTGATTCTTGTGCAAGTTTGGTTGGGTAGAAAATATTTGGATATCGCTCATTCTTACGGTTGTACGGAAGGACACGCCAAGGATGCTGGTTCTCAGTTATGGAAGCTGCTTTCTAAAGTCTTGCGAGAAAAGATAACCAAAAGTAATTGTCGCGCTACTTTGGAGCGAGTGTTGAGAAAAACTACTGCAATATCATCAAGTCTGATTGATTACTCGCGATCGCCACACCCCACCCCAAAATTAGAGGATACCAATTTTATTGGACGAACAGAAGCGATCGCTCACCTCAATACTTTGGTAAATCAGGGATCGAAAGTCATTGTCATCCAAGGTGAGGGAGGTTTAGGCAAAACCACTCTAGCGCAGCAATATCTGCAAACTCAGGGATTTGACTTGGTTTTAGAACTACTGATGGCGAAGGAAACGCAGAATATCACCCCCCCCGAACGCGTAGTAGAGGAATGGCTGAAACAAGACTTTGATCGAGAACCTGGGGTAGAATTTGGGGTTACATTGGGACGACTCAAGCGCGAACTCCACAATCGGCGGATTGGGGTGTTAATTGACAATCTAGAACCTGCATTGGATCGACAAGGTGGGTTGATTGCCTCTCACCGCAACTATGTAGAACTATTGCGGGTGTTGGCTGATGCAAGGGTGCAATCTGTTACCTTGATTACCAGTCGCGATCGCCTTTGTGAACCTGGGTTGAATGTGAATCACTATCGGCTTCCTGGCTTGGATCGAAGCTCATGGCAACAGTTTTTTAGCAACCGTGGATTAGCCATCGACTCGCCAACCTTGCAAATCATGCATCGCACTTATGGCGGTAATGCGAAAGCAATGGGAATTCTCTGCGGTTCGATTCAGGAAGATTTCGGCGGTGATATGGTTCTTTATTGGCAAGAAAATCATGCCGATCCGTTAGCAGCAACGGACTTAAAAAATTTAGCGGTTAGTCAAATTAATCGTCTGCAAGCCCTCGACCCTCAAGCTTATCGCCTGCTTTGCCGTTTGGGATGTTATCGTTACCAAGATATACCCACCATCCCATCACAGGGGTTATTTTGTTTACTTTGGGATGTGCCACCCGATCAACATCGCCAAATTATCGCCTCCTTGAGAAATCGGTCTTTGGTGGAGTGCGATAAAGGCGAATACTGGCTGCATCCGGTGATTCGAAAAGAAGCGATCGCACGTTTACGCCGCAGCGATGAATGGGAAATTGCCAATCACAAAGCCGCAGAATTTTGGACAGCTAGTATTAAACAAATTGAAACCTTTAAGGATGCTTTGCAAGCTCTGGAAGCATATTATCATTATATAGAAATTCATGAGTTTGAGTTAGCAGGTAAGGTAATTTTAAAAAGCCGAAATAATCAATGGCAGCAATTTTTGCCTCTTGGTAGTACCTTGTATCGGATGGGCTTAATTCAACCGATACTTGCAGCAATTGATCGAGTTGTTAACAATCTAGAAAATAACCAAAATCTCAGCGAACTCTATAATATACTGGGCGATCTATATTGGATAACAGGTAAAATTAGTCAAGCGATCGCCTGTCAAGAAAAGGCTATTACTCTGGCAACCCAAGCACTCAAATCACTTGTACATCAGCCAGAAAATAAACATCCAGTTTACTATCTGAGGATGCTAGAGGTAGATTCTTTATTAAGTATTGGTCTTTACAAAATAGATTTGTGGGAACTAGAGGCAGCCACGAATTTATTTCAACAAGTAATTTATCTAGCCCAAAATACTGAGCATCATCGCTGGGCAGAGAAAGCATCAGTTTGTTTAGCTTTGGTCTATTCTTATTTAGGTTTGCGTGATGCCTCCTTTGCATTAGCAGATGTAGCTTATCAGAATATTACGAACGAAAAACTGGTAGAACAGACTGGGCGATTTGTCTATTTCATGCAAATTTTGGGTCAAACCTACGTCAATTTAGGAGAGTTTTATCAAGCAAATCAAATATTACATCAAGCTTTAACCTTTGCTGAAGAAAGCCACTATATGCAGGTGAAAGCAAAAACACTCAATGGTTTAGCAGAAATCAATCGAGAACAAGCAGATTTTGAGTTAGCCCTGACTCATCATAGAGAAGCAATCGAACTGTTGGATAAAATAGGTGCTAAGTGCGATCTAGCTGAAGCTTATTATCAATTAGGTTTAACTTATCAAAAGATGGCAAAGCCTGATGAAAGTAAATTTAATTTTAATCAAGGAATTCAGCTATTTACTGAAATAAAAGCTCCGAAGCAAGTTGAAAAAATTTCAACTTCACAATCCAATACTGCTCGCTTTGTACATTTTTAA
- a CDS encoding response regulator: MFEPQVIILHVDDNEANRYIVARILQNAGFTVVEAATGVAGLKAATEHQPTLVILDVKLPDISGFEVCRQIKANPETAFIPVLHLSASFVQSQDKAEGLDSGADAYLVQPVEPIELLATVRSLLRIRRAEEAALSSAREWQSTFDSIKDGVCLVDTKGIILRCNLAITQIFCKPSHEILGCAHHNLMAAELGIGDGTCFRRAKETHQRQVLEFQSTERWFAKTIDPVLDEHGTLTGAVFILSDITERKRASALLQEQNDRLNQLMISLQQQTEQAQQANRIKDEFLAVLSHELRSPLNPILGWAKILQTSRQDAAKTQYALETIERNAKLQAQLIEDLLDVSRILQGKLSLNTVPVGLTFTIKAALETVRLAAEAKSIQIQTIFEPNAGQVLGDSGRLQQVVWNLLSNAIKFTPQGGQVEVRLERIENELDTHPSEYTQISVSDTGMGISADFLPYVFDYFRQADGTTTRRFGGLGLGLAIVRHLVELHGGSIQAASPGEGQGATFTVKFPPIAAAKLNQADTAFHNCSDFNLNGLQALLVDDDRDSREFIAFLLEQYGAQVTEAESAHEALSTLGQAKFDLLISDIGMPDMDGYTLIRQIRKQPSDRGGEIPAIALTAYAGEIDQQLALAAGFQQHISKPIELDVLMQTILTIVGV, encoded by the coding sequence ATGTTTGAGCCACAGGTTATCATCCTGCATGTTGACGATAACGAAGCCAATCGTTACATTGTGGCCCGGATTTTGCAAAATGCAGGCTTTACCGTTGTGGAAGCGGCAACCGGAGTAGCAGGATTAAAAGCTGCTACTGAACATCAGCCTACTCTGGTGATTTTGGATGTCAAATTACCAGATATCAGCGGCTTTGAAGTCTGTCGTCAAATTAAGGCAAATCCCGAAACTGCTTTTATTCCGGTGCTACACCTTTCTGCAAGTTTTGTCCAAAGCCAGGATAAAGCAGAAGGCTTAGACAGTGGTGCCGATGCTTATTTGGTACAACCTGTTGAACCCATTGAACTGCTGGCGACGGTGCGATCGCTGCTGCGAATTCGACGAGCGGAGGAAGCGGCTTTATCCTCAGCACGAGAGTGGCAAAGTACCTTTGACTCTATCAAGGACGGTGTGTGTCTCGTAGACACAAAAGGTATAATTCTGCGCTGTAATCTAGCGATAACGCAGATTTTTTGCAAACCCTCCCACGAAATTTTAGGTTGTGCTCACCATAATTTGATGGCCGCAGAATTGGGAATTGGTGATGGCACCTGCTTTCGCCGTGCTAAAGAAACTCACCAACGGCAAGTTCTAGAATTTCAGTCCACAGAACGGTGGTTTGCCAAAACTATCGATCCAGTACTTGATGAGCATGGAACTCTCACAGGTGCCGTTTTCATCCTGTCCGATATCACCGAACGGAAGCGAGCATCAGCCTTGCTGCAAGAGCAGAACGATCGCCTCAATCAGCTGATGATTTCTTTGCAGCAACAAACTGAACAAGCGCAACAAGCCAATCGGATTAAAGATGAGTTTCTGGCAGTGCTATCTCATGAATTGCGATCGCCCCTGAATCCTATTTTGGGATGGGCAAAAATTTTGCAAACGAGTCGGCAGGACGCAGCCAAAACTCAGTATGCACTCGAAACGATCGAGCGTAACGCTAAACTGCAAGCGCAACTGATCGAAGATTTGCTCGATGTGTCGCGTATTCTCCAAGGCAAGTTGAGTTTGAATACAGTTCCAGTCGGTCTAACTTTTACCATCAAAGCTGCTCTGGAAACCGTGCGCCTCGCTGCTGAAGCTAAATCCATTCAAATTCAAACAATATTTGAACCGAACGCTGGGCAAGTGTTGGGTGATTCTGGTCGCCTGCAACAGGTTGTTTGGAATCTACTTTCCAACGCGATTAAATTTACCCCACAGGGTGGCCAAGTAGAGGTGCGGTTAGAAAGGATCGAGAATGAACTAGATACTCATCCTTCGGAATACACTCAAATCTCTGTCAGCGACACTGGTATGGGGATCTCTGCTGACTTTCTGCCCTACGTCTTTGACTACTTCCGTCAAGCCGATGGGACAACGACCCGAAGATTCGGAGGATTGGGATTAGGGTTAGCGATCGTGCGTCATTTGGTTGAATTGCATGGAGGAAGCATTCAGGCAGCAAGCCCTGGAGAAGGTCAAGGAGCAACGTTTACAGTCAAGTTTCCACCGATCGCTGCGGCAAAACTAAATCAAGCTGATACTGCGTTCCATAATTGCTCAGACTTCAATCTGAATGGATTGCAAGCCCTGCTTGTAGATGATGACAGAGATTCACGGGAATTCATCGCCTTCCTGCTAGAACAGTATGGGGCGCAAGTGACTGAAGCTGAATCAGCACATGAAGCTCTAAGCACTTTGGGGCAAGCAAAATTTGATTTGCTAATCAGTGATATTGGTATGCCCGATATGGATGGCTACACACTAATTCGTCAAATTAGAAAGCAGCCGTCTGATCGGGGCGGAGAAATTCCAGCGATCGCTCTTACCGCTTATGCAGGAGAGATCGATCAACAACTGGCACTAGCAGCCGGATTTCAACAGCATATTTCTAAACCAATTGAGCTAGACGTACTAATGCAGACTATTTTGACTATAGTCGGCGTATAG
- a CDS encoding NAD(P)-dependent oxidoreductase — protein MQIQTVGILSPGDMGQAIASVLNQNGLKTIAALDDRSERTRQLAAAANIQDVGSLTQLVIESDVVLSVLVPAAAAEVAKEVAEVISNVAKQILYVDCNAIAPQKVKRIAQLIESSGATFVDASIIGPPSRVPGRTRIYASGKQTDEFQQLRNYGLDIRVIGDEIGQASGLKMSYAALTKGLTAIGAELLIAAHRLGLDEQLWEEVSSSQPELAAILTRSIPSMTPKAHRWIGEMEEIAETFKEIGLTERIFYGAADVYRLVKDTSLGKETPEECERNRPLSEIITILSDETAPN, from the coding sequence ATGCAAATCCAAACTGTTGGTATTTTAAGTCCAGGTGACATGGGGCAGGCGATCGCATCCGTTCTCAATCAAAATGGATTGAAAACCATTGCCGCCCTAGACGATCGCAGTGAACGAACTCGGCAATTAGCAGCCGCAGCCAATATCCAAGATGTGGGTTCCCTCACACAACTGGTAATTGAATCTGATGTGGTGTTATCAGTTTTAGTACCCGCCGCCGCCGCAGAGGTAGCAAAGGAGGTAGCTGAGGTGATAAGTAATGTGGCGAAACAGATTCTTTATGTTGATTGTAATGCGATCGCACCCCAAAAGGTAAAACGTATTGCCCAACTGATTGAATCATCTGGCGCAACTTTTGTAGATGCTTCAATCATTGGCCCACCTTCCAGAGTTCCCGGTCGCACGCGCATCTATGCATCAGGAAAACAGACTGATGAATTCCAGCAATTGCGGAATTATGGGTTAGATATACGAGTAATTGGCGATGAAATTGGTCAGGCTTCTGGATTGAAGATGTCTTACGCCGCCCTAACAAAAGGACTGACAGCGATTGGTGCAGAATTACTAATTGCTGCCCATCGTTTAGGTTTGGATGAGCAACTATGGGAGGAAGTATCTAGTAGCCAACCAGAACTTGCTGCTATTCTCACCCGTTCCATTCCATCCATGACACCAAAAGCACATCGTTGGATAGGAGAAATGGAAGAGATTGCCGAAACCTTTAAAGAAATAGGTCTGACTGAGCGGATTTTTTACGGAGCAGCCGATGTTTACCGCTTGGTGAAAGATACCTCTTTGGGTAAGGAAACACCAGAAGAATGCGAACGCAATCGCCCTTTGAGCGAAATCATTACTATTCTTTCCGACGAAACTGCACCAAACTAA